A DNA window from Ipomoea triloba cultivar NCNSP0323 chromosome 10, ASM357664v1 contains the following coding sequences:
- the LOC116033232 gene encoding uncharacterized protein LOC116033232 has protein sequence MGLHVKSVIPKRSWKMRKLRGGPFLDSKGFKYILIAIDYVSKWAEAEAFRINDGKCVIKFIKKLFTRAYWAIKRLNEDLYLAGKERMLQLNELDEWRALAYDTSKACKERVKQYHNLHIKRGKEFVVGDRILLYNSRLKLFPGKLKSRWSGPFEVTKVYPYDTLEISHPEKDIFKVNGQQVKKYYDTDVVKEKKHVFSLVP, from the exons atggggctccatgtgaagtcggttatccCGAAAAGATCCtggaagatgagaaaattgagaggag GACCTTTCCTGGATTCAAAAGGATTCAAGTACATCTTAATAGCCATCGACTATGTCTCAAAATGGGCTGAAGCTGAGGCATTCCGAATAAATGATGGGAAATGTGTCATAAAATTCATCAAAAAGTTGTTCACaag AGCGTATTGGGCAATCAAGAGGTTGAATGAAGATTTATACTTGGCCGGCAAAGAAAGAATGTTGCAACTAAATGAACTTGATGAGTGGAGAGCTTTGGCCTATGACACCTCAAAAGCTTGCAAGGAAAGGGTCAAGCAATATCATAACCTTCATATCAAGAGAGGGAAAGAATTTGTGGTTGGTGACCGTATCTTGTTGTACAACTCAAGGCTTAAGCTTTTTCCGGGAAAACTCAAGTCCCGATGGTCTGGTCCTTTTGAAGTTACAAAGGTTTATCCCTATGACACCTTAGAAATCTCACATCCGGAGAAAGATATCTTTAAGGTTAATGGACAACAAGTCAAGAAGTATTATGACACGGATGTGGTTAAAGAGAAAAAGCATGTCTTTAGTTTGGTTCCTTGA